AAAGACGGTTCTACTGTTTCACTCATTGAAATTGGCCATAAAGATTCCGCTTTGCCAGCGGGCATTACGGTTATGGATACACCCGGGGTCGATTCAACAGATGATGCCCATCGACAATCAACGGAATCCGCACTTCACTTGGCGGATCTTGTTTTTTATACAATGGATTATAATCATGTTCAATCGGAATTGAACTTTAGTTTCACGAAAGAATTAATGCGTCATAATCCGAATGTCTATTTGATTATCAACCAAATTGATAAACATCGTGATAGTGAATTGTCATTTGAAGAGTTTCAGCACTCAGTCGAAAATTCGTTTAAATTATGGGGAGTCAAACCTAAAGGGGTGTTCTATACAAGCTTGAAAGTGGAGGATCACCCGCATAATGATTTTCCCGAAGTGAAAGAAATAATTACAGGTTCGATGAGTAATTGGAAAGAATTTTTTATAGAGAATGCCAATAACACGATTCTTCAACTTCAAGAAGAACATAAACGCTTCTTGAAAGAGAAAATTGCCGAAGAAAAAGAATTGCACGCTTCACTAGTTATGGAAAATGAATGGACAAATTATGATACAATCCTAAACGAATTGAATCAGACAAAAAAAGCGCTTACCCTTCAATCAGAAGAAGCTTTTGTGGATTCCTTTGATAAGGGGTTATCCGCGTTAATTGAGAATGCGGCAGTCACTCCATACGAAACTAGAGAGTTGTTAAAAAGTTATTTGGAGTCGCTATCTCCTAATTTTAAAGTTGGCTTTCTTTTTGGAGCAAAGAAGACGGCTGAAGAACGAACTAGACGTAAAGATGCTTTTCGAGAAAATATTGGCAAGCTCATTCACACGCAAATTGAAGTCCATGTAAAAACTTTTATAAAGAAATTATTAAATGAATCGCAACTATTAACGGATGACCGTTCACTTGAGGTCGATTCTTTAAACCTTGTTATACCTTTTGAAGAAGTGGAAAAGCACTTCAATGCTTCAGATATCATGACGGGCGACACAGTTATTAACAATGCAAATCAAATGAAAACAAATATCATATTGGCATACAGACGTTTAACAGAGGACTTGAAATTAGAGACCTCGGAATTTATTCGTACAAATGGAAATGAGAAAAGTGACCGTTTTCATAAAGAAATTCATTCTCTGGAGGAAAAGCTAGAGGTGATCGGTCATGTTGAAGCATTGAATAATCTTTTGGAAACGATTGATGAAAATGTTGAAAACCCGTCCTCGATAATAATTGAAAAACGGGACAAGCTCATAAAAACTTGGCATACAGATGATATTCTTGATATTACAGAATTTGTTGAGGATGAAACGACGGAAAATTTATTTGATCAATCATCTTTCATTGAATCGGAAAATGAGGTTTACCAAGTGCAGTCGTCTGCAAGTGAAGAAGTAAGCAGTAACGCGCTACATGTTGCGCGGGTTGTTGAAAATGTACCTGGATTTATCGATATGGCTCAGTATTTACGCAAAAAAGCCAAACGATTGGATGAACAAGAATTTACAGTGGCTCTATTCGGGGCATTTAGTGCTGGTAAGTCATCGTTTTCCAATGCGTTGATTGGGGAAAATATTCTTCCGGTTTCTCCAAATCCAACAACCGCAACGATAAACCGCATATGCCCGGTAGGTCCGGGTAAAGAAGATGGAACAGCTGACGTCATCTTGAAAACGTTGAATCGAATGACAGAGGATGTACTGCGCTCATTTGATGCGCTTGGAATTCCTGTGGAAACATTGGATGACGCTTTTGCCAAAACGGATAATGCCCTGAATACAAAGTTGACAGATGACAAACTTCATATTCACAAAGCATTTATTGAAGCATTTAAACAAGGTTATCTAACTTATAGAGGTCAATTAGGTACAGTATTGAAAGTTGGGCGAGACGAGTTCGTTAAATTTGTTGCAGAAGAAAATCGTAGCTGTTTCGTGGAGTCCATTGATTTTTATTATGATTGCGAAATAACGAGAAAAGGAATAACCCTTGTTGATACGCCGGGCGCTGATTCTATAAATGCTCGTCATACGGATGTTGCTTTCGATTATATTCGAAACGCGGATGCAGTTCTCTTTGTTACGTATTATAACCATGCGTTTGCCAAAGCAGATCGAGAGTTTCTGATTCAATTGGGCCGCGTGAAAGATGCGTTCGAGTTAGATAAGATGTTTTTCATTGTAAACGCAATTGACTTGGCGTCAAATGATGAAGAAGCTGAACTCGTGCAATCGTTTGTTGGGAATGAACTGCAAAAGTTCGGCATAAGAACCCCCCGTGTACATGGTATTTCTAGTTTACAAGCGCTTCAAGCAAAGATTGAAAAACAAAGCAATGAAATGATGGATTTATTCGAAAGGGATTTTCATCATTTCTTGGAACATGATTTAAGAGGACTGGCTGTACAATCATTAGAAGAGGAAACAATGAAAACGACGGAACGGTTAGCTTCTCTCATTTCACGTACTGAAAAAAACATGAAAAGAAAGTCGGAGCGGCTAATTGAATTGGCGAATCTAGAAGAAATAATTCAAAGAAAATATGCGAGCAGTTTTATTGAAGTATTTCAAACAAGTACAAAGAACGAATTAAATGAACTTGTTTATTATATTTTACAGCGTGTCTTTTTACGATTCAGTGATTTCTTTAGAGAAGCTTATAATCCATCTGTCTTTGCAGCAAAATCTTCTAGCGAAGCATTAAAAATTGCGCTTGATGAAACAGTCCATATGATTGGGTTTGATCTTACACAAGAATTAAAGGTAACAAATTTACGTATCGTTAACTTCTTGACGAAGCAATTGACGAGCCGACAACGTATAGAAGTTCAATCGCTCAAAGAAATCGATGATGTATTCGAACCAACCTTATTTGAACCAAGAGAAGCAGATCTATTATCTTTTGAATTTCCATTTCCAGATTCTGCAGTATATAGCAGTGTCAATCGTCTATTTCGGAATGATAAATCATTTTTTGAAAGAGGCGATCGAGATAAACTAAAAACTAGTCTCGAGGAACTTTTAAGAATAGATACAGCGCTATATCTTGATAGAGAAAAGAAGAGACTTGAAGTGTGGGTTGCTCAATTAATTGAAGAAGAAGCAGAGGCACTTAGAGTCCATTTATTGAAAGAATGCATGATACAAATTGATTCAGAACGAACACTTCTGACGGAAACCGAAAAAATCGATGACTGGCGGAACTTATACAATTCATTAGAAAAGGAGTTGGTGTAGTTGAGCAATGTTTTTGTTTCGATTAAAGATATAGATACGAGTGAAGTCAAATGGATAGATGCGCGTTTCTCATTGGCTGATGCAAATGAAGGCAAAAGGTTTTATAAGGAAAGTCATGTTAGCGGTGCGATGCATTGGGATTTAAATGATGATTTGTCCGATTTAACAAAAAGAGATGGAAGACAACCAATGCCGAGTAAAGAGTCGTTAGTTGAACTTTTCAGGAGAAGTGGACTGAATATAGAGGATACAATTCTTGTTTACGATGACGGTGGCAGCCCGTTCGCAACCCGTGCATGGTGGTTCCTTCAATATGCCGGATTTGAAAATGCATCTGTCGTAGTAGAAGGTTTTGAAGAAATTAAAGAATCGAGTGTTCCTGTTGATAATGAAACACCGATACCAAAGAAAACTGCAGTAAACCCCAATTGGAATGAATCGATTTACGCTTCACGGGAATTTGTAGAGGAAACTGTCGCAGGCCGGACAAGCAATCTGTTAGTCGATGCACGTGCCGCTAATCGATACCGCGGAGAGATAGAACCGTTGGACAGAGTGGCGGGTCACATACCCGGAGCATTTAACTTTGATTGGGAGCAATTAAAAAGTGACGGGAAATTTCAATTTGACCAATCAATAAAAGAAAAATTATCAGACTTGGCGGACTCCAATCAAAAAGTAACCGTGTATTGCGGAAGTGGCGTTACAGCTTCTCCACTCTATGCAATGCTTTCACATTATGGGTATGAAAATATCCGTCTTTACGTGGGAAGTTATAGTGATTGGGTTTCAAAAGAAGATGCGCAGGTTGAAAAAGGATAAAGTGGTGAAATAGATGAGGTATGCATTGCTTGGTGATATTCATTCATCGAAAGAAGACTTAGAAATAGTGCTCGATCATATCGAAGAAATGGTGCCTGAGGCAACGGTGTTTGGTACTGGGGACCTTTATGAATGTACAATTAGTAAAAAAGATATTACTGATGACAAATTTACAAAACTTGAGCAGGTTATGCTAAACCCGAAAGGCTTTACTGAACTTTTGGATTTTCCGTCGGTAAGAGGGAATCAAGAAGAAAGAATTACCTATTTAACGGAAACTGAAGAGTCTTTGCGTAAATTATTGGATTCCATGCCAGAAGTTATTGAACTTGAAAGCGGTCAAATAATTCATGGGCATCAATGGAAATGGGGCGGAAAACCGTGGTCGCTTCTCCAGGCCAATGTAGAAAACTCACTTGTTTTTTACGGTCATAGTCATCGCTCAGCACTAACATTGGATGGCGTTAATCAAAAAATGAATTTTGGCATACCCTTTGAGCTAACAGGTCAAAATGTACTTGTTAACGTAGGTTCCGTTGTTGATAATCGAGAATGGGTTATTTATGATAGTGTCAAAAATACAGTTACATTTATGAAAGCATAACTAAAAGACTGAATGGATATAGCGCCATTCAGTCTTATTTATGTATACCTTCACGAGCGAGTGCATCTGCTGTTTTATTTTCTGCACTAGGAATCCATTTGATAAAGAAAAAATCAAAAGACTCTGTAACCTCCATGATTTCAGATAAAATTTGCTTATGTACTTCATTTTTAACAAATTCTCTTTCGACTGCGGTTACAACTGCCTGTGAATCTGAACGTACGGAAACAATTCCTTTGGATATTTTTGCAACTTCCTTCACGCCGCGAAGTAAAGCTAGGAATTCAGCCGTATGATTATTTGTAGGTTCAATACGCTCTGAAATTTTAATAAGATGCCCTTCACCTTTAATAAAAACACCAATGCCACTTTTTCCAGGATTTCCAGCACTAGCGCCGTCTGTATATAGTTCGATCAAGTTTAACCACCCCAAATTTTGTTTAGATATCAGTATATTGCATACCCTAATTGCCTGAGATACTTGCATCTCTTTATCATCGACATTAGAATATACTTAAATGGAGGAACGCAATGGATAAAACAATCATTATGTTAGAAATCGATACTGTTATTGATACATATTGCAGTGGTTGTTTCCTGAAAAGCCAACTTGCAAATGACAAAGGTAAAACTGCAGCACATCGATTTTGTATAGAAGGATGTACAGTAGGTGACCAGCTTAAATTTTTGGGCAGTCAATTGAATAATACATCAAAATAATATCCCGCGAGCAATTTA
This genomic window from Sporosarcina sp. Marseille-Q4063 contains:
- a CDS encoding metallophosphoesterase, with product MRYALLGDIHSSKEDLEIVLDHIEEMVPEATVFGTGDLYECTISKKDITDDKFTKLEQVMLNPKGFTELLDFPSVRGNQEERITYLTETEESLRKLLDSMPEVIELESGQIIHGHQWKWGGKPWSLLQANVENSLVFYGHSHRSALTLDGVNQKMNFGIPFELTGQNVLVNVGSVVDNREWVIYDSVKNTVTFMKA
- a CDS encoding dynamin family protein gives rise to the protein MPKFQHELTELITKAATYGELFKKNEDSERYDKIKLFGKKLTREEYMIGFAGHFSAGKSSMINALTGVDLLPSSPIPTSANIVKVKKSDTDYAVIHLMDGKGLKYEGHDFPNAIKTYSKDGSTVSLIEIGHKDSALPAGITVMDTPGVDSTDDAHRQSTESALHLADLVFYTMDYNHVQSELNFSFTKELMRHNPNVYLIINQIDKHRDSELSFEEFQHSVENSFKLWGVKPKGVFYTSLKVEDHPHNDFPEVKEIITGSMSNWKEFFIENANNTILQLQEEHKRFLKEKIAEEKELHASLVMENEWTNYDTILNELNQTKKALTLQSEEAFVDSFDKGLSALIENAAVTPYETRELLKSYLESLSPNFKVGFLFGAKKTAEERTRRKDAFRENIGKLIHTQIEVHVKTFIKKLLNESQLLTDDRSLEVDSLNLVIPFEEVEKHFNASDIMTGDTVINNANQMKTNIILAYRRLTEDLKLETSEFIRTNGNEKSDRFHKEIHSLEEKLEVIGHVEALNNLLETIDENVENPSSIIIEKRDKLIKTWHTDDILDITEFVEDETTENLFDQSSFIESENEVYQVQSSASEEVSSNALHVARVVENVPGFIDMAQYLRKKAKRLDEQEFTVALFGAFSAGKSSFSNALIGENILPVSPNPTTATINRICPVGPGKEDGTADVILKTLNRMTEDVLRSFDALGIPVETLDDAFAKTDNALNTKLTDDKLHIHKAFIEAFKQGYLTYRGQLGTVLKVGRDEFVKFVAEENRSCFVESIDFYYDCEITRKGITLVDTPGADSINARHTDVAFDYIRNADAVLFVTYYNHAFAKADREFLIQLGRVKDAFELDKMFFIVNAIDLASNDEEAELVQSFVGNELQKFGIRTPRVHGISSLQALQAKIEKQSNEMMDLFERDFHHFLEHDLRGLAVQSLEEETMKTTERLASLISRTEKNMKRKSERLIELANLEEIIQRKYASSFIEVFQTSTKNELNELVYYILQRVFLRFSDFFREAYNPSVFAAKSSSEALKIALDETVHMIGFDLTQELKVTNLRIVNFLTKQLTSRQRIEVQSLKEIDDVFEPTLFEPREADLLSFEFPFPDSAVYSSVNRLFRNDKSFFERGDRDKLKTSLEELLRIDTALYLDREKKRLEVWVAQLIEEEAEALRVHLLKECMIQIDSERTLLTETEKIDDWRNLYNSLEKELV
- a CDS encoding sulfurtransferase, with translation MSNVFVSIKDIDTSEVKWIDARFSLADANEGKRFYKESHVSGAMHWDLNDDLSDLTKRDGRQPMPSKESLVELFRRSGLNIEDTILVYDDGGSPFATRAWWFLQYAGFENASVVVEGFEEIKESSVPVDNETPIPKKTAVNPNWNESIYASREFVEETVAGRTSNLLVDARAANRYRGEIEPLDRVAGHIPGAFNFDWEQLKSDGKFQFDQSIKEKLSDLADSNQKVTVYCGSGVTASPLYAMLSHYGYENIRLYVGSYSDWVSKEDAQVEKG
- a CDS encoding reverse transcriptase-like protein; amino-acid sequence: MIELYTDGASAGNPGKSGIGVFIKGEGHLIKISERIEPTNNHTAEFLALLRGVKEVAKISKGIVSVRSDSQAVVTAVEREFVKNEVHKQILSEIMEVTESFDFFFIKWIPSAENKTADALAREGIHK
- a CDS encoding zinc-finger domain-containing protein, translating into MDKTIIMLEIDTVIDTYCSGCFLKSQLANDKGKTAAHRFCIEGCTVGDQLKFLGSQLNNTSK